ATTAATCACGGGTTGGACTTCCGCGAACGGGAACTTTTTCAGATGGTAAAGGATTTTAGTTTAGATGGGTTGGTGATGCATTCTAACCGTTCCTGTCGTGCTTATTCTTTTGGACAATATGAATTAGCCCGAACTATGGAAGAGAAGTATGGTGTTCCTGTCCTTTTAATCGAAGCAGACCAGAACGATACGCGTATGTGGAGTGATGAGCAGGTTGGTAACCGTATTGACGCTTTTATGGAACGCGTTGCCAGCAAGAGGAATAAAAACATCGCATAATTAAGGGATTTTAAAGTGGGTTTTGGGATAGTTTGCAATTAAAAAGTTAGTGTAGGGTTCTTTTTCGTAAAATATCCCAGTAGGCACCACGGGCTCCATTTTTTATTGCGTTGATGAGGTAATCGTGGTTGCAGTAAGAATAACTACCCTCTTCAGTAGCAGGAAGTGAAAGAAAAACAGAGGAATGGTTTTTGACAAGGTTTTTTAAATAATCAAAAAAATCTCGGTCTAATTTGTCGGAAAGATAATAAGTAGGAAACAGTAGGTCCCTATTTTCTTCGATAGGTTTTCCGTGAATGAGGTTATTTAAGTCATAACCTTTTTGGTATAGTGATAATATGTTTTTTCCTAAATCTGTATGCGGATAAAGGCGAATACCGAATGATATACCGAGCGCCTCAGGTTGAAATTTTAGGGCGTTCTCAATAGTGAATAAGGCAGTATCTTTACTTTCAGCAGGAGAACCTAATAATAAATCAAACATAATAGAAATGTGAGTTTTACGGAGTATTTTGATAAGTCGCTGAATATCTTCGTATTTATAGGGTTTATGTAATGATTGCAATATATCGTTATGGAGAGAATCCACACCGAAGTTTATACCGACACAACCGGCTTGTTCCATCATTAATGCCAATTCTTCTGTGAAAGGCACGGGGAAACAATAGGTATACCATTGGATTTTTTTGTTAATTCCGCGTTTGATAATTTCATTACATATTTGGATAGCGTGTTCTATTGGCAGATTAAACTCGCTATCGCACCAGTGAAAGACATGAATACCTCTATCTAATAATTGCTCAATTTCAAAAATGACAGCATCCGAAGTTCGCAGTTCTATAGCGTTGTTGTTTGATGAACTTTCGACACAGTAAATACATTGCTGAGTGCAGCCATGTTTTGTCTCAATGCCAATTTGTCCACCTTCGGAAAAATATTTGTTAAGATTTGCAAAATTTCTACGAGGTTGAAAAGAAGCATATCTATTCGCAAAGTTTTTCTTGGGTGGATTCAGGATAATAATCCTATCGCTGTTTCTATAAACACATCCCGGAAATT
This window of the Candidatus Hydrogenedens sp. genome carries:
- a CDS encoding B12-binding domain-containing radical SAM protein, giving the protein MSPVGLEYIAEVLSDSGHNIIWIDLCFSDNWKKTLKNYLSHTNPDYIGISLRNIDEAMMVSQSFYVDFIGTVIKSCKQLSIAPIFIGGAGFSIAPREILNYTGADFGLIGNGINSIADFIKAIDQNTYAEFPGCVYRNSDRIIILNPPKKNFANRYASFQPRRNFANLNKYFSEGGQIGIETKHGCTQQCIYCVESSSNNNAIELRTSDAVIFEIEQLLDRGIHVFHWCDSEFNLPIEHAIQICNEIIKRGINKKIQWYTYCFPVPFTEELALMMEQAGCVGINFGVDSLHNDILQSLHKPYKYEDIQRLIKILRKTHISIMFDLLLGSPAESKDTALFTIENALKFQPEALGISFGIRLYPHTDLGKNILSLYQKGYDLNNLIHGKPIEENRDLLFPTYYLSDKLDRDFFDYLKNLVKNHSSVFLSLPATEEGSYSYCNHDYLINAIKNGARGAYWDILRKRTLH